GTGATGGTGCAGAAACAGATTTTGCGGCTGATCGCTGAAATGCAGGCAAGGCATGGGACGTCGATCCTGTTCGTGACCCACGACCTGGGCGTGGTGAGCAAGGTCTGCCAAAGCCTGAGCGTGCTTTTCGCCGGTTCCGTCCTGGAAGACAGTCGTATCGAGCAGTTCTTTGCCGAGCCCCGGCATCCCTACTCAAAGGCGCTTCTGGCGGCGACGCCAAAATATACCGACCCCGAGGCGTCCCTGATGCCGGTGCCGCCTGCCGTGATCGACGCGGTGGAGGCGGAAGTCGCAGGCCGGGACGGGAGGCAAAACCATGGCTGAGCTTTATCAAATTCGTGATCTGGACCTGACCCTGCCGGATATGGGGCGCAAACCCTTCATCGGCCGTGCGCCATCGCTCAGGATATTGAAGGGCCTGACCTTCGACCTGCATCGTGGCGAGGTGCTGGGTATTGTCGGTGGATCAGGGTCGGGAAAATCGACCCTGGGCCGGGCGATGGTTCGCCTGCTGGAGCCGACCGGAGGAAGCGTGTATTTCGACGGGATCGACCTGACGCATTTGGGCGAGGGGCAATTGCGCCCGGTCCGGCGGCGCTTTCAGATGATCTTTCAGGACCCTATGTCCTCACTTAATCCACGACAGACGGTTCGGCGGATCATTGCGGCACCTCTCGCACTCCATGGTTTTGATACGATTGGTGACCGTGTGGAGCAGGCGTTGCGGCAGGTTGGCCTGCCGACCGCATTCGGTGAACGCTATCCCCATGAACTGTCGGGCGGACAAAGGCAGCGGGTCGGTATCGCCCGTGCGATCGCACTGGAGCCGGATTTTATCCTGGCCGATGAAATCGTGTCCGGCCTGGATGTTTCAAGCCAGGCGCAGGTGCTCAATCTGCTGGAGCAACTGGTTGCGGATCTGGGCATCACGCTGGCCTTCATCAGCCATGACCTGTCGGTCATACGCCGCCTCTGTTCGCGGGTACTGGTCCTGCATCAGGGGGAGGTGGTGGAAGACGCCCCCACCGATAGGCTTTTTGACAACCCGGCATCGGATTATACGCGACAGCTTCTCGATGCGATCCCGCTTCCGGATCTCAATCAGGACTGGAGTATGGGGGCGGCCTGAATGCCTGACCACCGTGAAGACTAGGTTCGCCTGGGCATCCGTGGCTCCGGATAGAACTCGTTGAAGATCGGCACGCTGGCGGCACCATGTGCCGGGGCGGAGGGGGCGCTGACACCCGGTTGGATATGCGGTTCGTGCATCCCGCCATGTGTGGTGATGGACGGGAAGAGGGGGAGTAGTTCGCGCAGCAGGGCCTTGGTGATTTTATTCGGCAGAATGCCGCCAACGAAAATGGCTTCGGGGTCCAGGGTGCTTTCCAGTGCCAGAACGCCAAGCCGCAATTTATCGGCGGCATCCTTCAGCCAGGCCATCATGTCCGGGTCTTTCTCGTCAAGCTTCCGCTCCAGCAGTTCCAACCCGTTGGAACAGTCTTCCTGTTCGCCGATGGCCTCATAGGCCGCGCGCAGGGAGACATATCTTTCAAGGCAGCCGTGGTTGCCGCATTCGCACAGGCGTCCTCCCGGATCAACGATGATATGGCCGATTTCTCCCGCCGCGCCCCGTATGCCTCTATAGATCTGTCCGTTCACAAAAAGCCCGGCACCCAGACCCATGCCGATGAAGACATAGACGAAGTTTTCCAGGTCTTTGCCCGCACCATGCAGGCGCTCGGCGATGGCCGCGGCGTTGGCGTCGTTTTCGACAATCACCGGCAGACCGGTTTTCTCCCCCAGCTTTTCTTCCAGCGGGAAGTCGACCCAGCCGGGGCCAATGCCCGTCGGG
The Aestuariispira ectoiniformans genome window above contains:
- a CDS encoding ROK family protein; the encoded protein is MRFHVPRRADGVDILADMVDRLLEKAHVSRDQVFGIGVAIPGPFCVSGPTGIGPGWVDFPLEEKLGEKTGLPVIVENDANAAAIAERLHGAGKDLENFVYVFIGMGLGAGLFVNGQIYRGIRGAAGEIGHIIVDPGGRLCECGNHGCLERYVSLRAAYEAIGEQEDCSNGLELLERKLDEKDPDMMAWLKDAADKLRLGVLALESTLDPEAIFVGGILPNKITKALLRELLPLFPSITTHGGMHEPHIQPGVSAPSAPAHGAASVPIFNEFYPEPRMPRRT
- a CDS encoding ATP-binding cassette domain-containing protein, with amino-acid sequence MAELYQIRDLDLTLPDMGRKPFIGRAPSLRILKGLTFDLHRGEVLGIVGGSGSGKSTLGRAMVRLLEPTGGSVYFDGIDLTHLGEGQLRPVRRRFQMIFQDPMSSLNPRQTVRRIIAAPLALHGFDTIGDRVEQALRQVGLPTAFGERYPHELSGGQRQRVGIARAIALEPDFILADEIVSGLDVSSQAQVLNLLEQLVADLGITLAFISHDLSVIRRLCSRVLVLHQGEVVEDAPTDRLFDNPASDYTRQLLDAIPLPDLNQDWSMGAA